A window from Streptomyces syringium encodes these proteins:
- a CDS encoding amino acid adenylation domain-containing protein, with protein MPTEQSVPLSPYQRDIWPAAQRAPKSPQFNATIVEEFTGAVDVALLRDCLTLTLERHDAFRLRFGEKDGVPRQWLAGALVADGAPAVEVVDLSSAPDPGAACLDWRERVLRTPFDLGGGPLFRVALLRESSTAVHLVIQVHHLVADGRAMDLVHAEATQEYTRRARAGAVEVRDAAPSALESAAGRGDYFASPQYEADRAFHRGELARMEPSFFARRHEGQAVPAFGRHAFTVPGDVVQRIKDSGGSPFAFLAAALGTWLARVHRTSEAVLGMPLLNRSRAELSTVAQYANTLPLRVEVPQGRPLAEVAAQVQDSLALLQEHQRLPYGEVLRELPAAGGGERRLYDVTLSFMSLKPVKPLAEGVGRSGPLHFAPPHDQEALAVYTVSTRGSSELRVFLNYATDVFDADLPVTSLAEHLMSLIGHGLDKPEQPAAGLPLAGGAELERLRGFARGPRVAFAEEATLPALFEARAALVPGRPAVFWPDGPDGPDGPGAMGYAELEARSGRIAAALRARGVGPGDRVAVLMARGPHLLPAVLGILRAGGAYVPVDPGHPVRRIAFVLADSGAKAVVTDAPATAVPVPEGVALCPVQELLDGPDGADGPPGAESPAGPGATARDLAYVIYTSGSTGQPKGVMVEHRSVVNRLAWMQRAYPIGAGDVLLQKTPVSFDVSVWELFWWALEGAAVALLPPGGEKDPELMLRTVAQRGVSVLHFVPSMLGPFLDLLEQAPERLAEARSLRYVFCSGEALPPGRVEQFHRVFAPAAGGAPRLVNLYGPTEAAVDVSVYECEPSAAVARVPIGRPVDNTELYVLGPDGAPQPVGVPGELCIAGVQVARGYLNRPELTQEKFVADPWVLDGRLYRTGDLARWLADGTLEYLGRIDGQVKVRGNRVEPGEVQDALARVPGVREAAVADHASAGRGTYLVGYYVTGDGRALDGAGLRGQLADQLPEFMIPARFVHLDRLPLSPNGKLDRRLLPAPGAVEGKAPGAAPRTAGEKALAAIWAEVLGVERVGAHDNYYALGGDSLLMLRVRALAERQGLRFTLDDLMRHPTVAGLAAHVAHTSSAPAPARETALAPFALVPDVDRGRLAEGAVDAFPMTRLQIGLVYHSRREEHSAVYHDVFRYRLAMVWDEERFRSAFGRLTARHPALRSSFDLGGFCEPLQIVHASATGGLDVADLRGSTPEAAEAVIGAHVEERRFHRYDFERAPLYLFRAHVCEGAVELVFSFHHALLDGGSVAGLLRELLQDYQHALGAAIGPVADTALPSPAHHVREERAAQADPAAREHWRRTLQGAEVLRLDGFAPAGVPRGGGRVVHHAFFPDDLAQEVRGLARQHAVPVKSVLLAAHCLTLRLFGGLEEFTTGLITHGRPEREDAERMAGLFLNTLPVRVGVPRAEAPGSWLEVVRELFRQERAAHAHRRYPLSAIQEDHGGPVLHTAFNYVHFHVLAQVLSLPGLRLESFTTWEETDFQLLVNAFTDPVGGRMGLRVDGGGQGITSGQAELFARTFTAVLRRIVARPEEAVDFAFLAPPPRALPGPAATQDVVSLFDRQAGRTPGAVAVSAGDGAWTYRDLRERAERVARRLLDLGTRPGDRVGLATGRSLQTIAAVLGIAKAGAVCVPLDPAYPAARLAAMVEQARPVRIIARAADAGLVPDPGLLLPAESLQGPLDARAAERVLPAVDPAGGAYVLFTSGSTGRPKGVAMPHRSLAALIGWQIRGASAAPGGKTAQYAPLSFDVSFQEIYSTLCCGGTLRLVTEDERRDMPALLRLLDREEVERIFLPYVALQQLAEASAALGIVPRRLRVIVSSGEQLRVTDEIRRLLAALPGAVLENQYGPTESHVVTRHTMTGDPASFPLLAPIGTPVEGAEVHVLDERGRPVPAGVKGELHVGGAVLADGYLGDPALTAERFVTLAGPWGTRRLYRTGDLALVLPDGTLHYAGRADTQVKVRGYRVEPAEAELALTELAARHGARVREAAVVAREDPGGQTALVAFLVGDAGRTDLPALRTELRTVLPDFMVPTHWQWLPALPLTPSGKRDDGALRTLPLSGGGSRGGTPPGDAYERTLVQMLADLLGGGPVGIHDDIFACGATSITVMRLVVLIEQRYGVAIGLSRFIAAPTVAALAALLRSGHAAAAFDPLVPIRTGGSRRPLFLTHPMGGNVLCYLPLGRHLPGDQPLYAFQAAGAEPGSEPLRTLPEIAASYIAAMRRVQPEGPYLIGGWSFGGFVAFEMARQLRAAGEETARVILLDTVAVGPEARRGAYSDEALLGWFFWELLWLRRGGSSPLAVVPAELTTLDEKFSFIAGLAVGEGVLPADGADALVRRLFRVYAANWRATVEHRAGPADQDIVLLRASEPLPQVLRSMHGAAGTRYTDPANGWREVTTGAVQVVTVPGDHLTIMEEPHVADVARAIAELTGTVTAPPAPTSPTSPARSTRSTPKGH; from the coding sequence CTGCCCACGGAGCAAAGCGTTCCGCTGTCGCCGTATCAGCGTGACATCTGGCCGGCCGCCCAGCGCGCGCCGAAGAGTCCGCAGTTCAACGCCACGATCGTCGAGGAGTTCACGGGAGCGGTGGATGTTGCTCTGCTCCGCGACTGCCTGACCCTGACCCTGGAGCGCCACGACGCCTTCCGGCTGCGCTTCGGCGAGAAGGACGGCGTGCCGCGGCAGTGGCTCGCCGGCGCCCTGGTGGCCGACGGCGCACCGGCCGTCGAGGTCGTCGACCTCTCGTCCGCGCCGGATCCCGGGGCCGCGTGCCTCGACTGGCGCGAGAGGGTCCTGCGGACACCGTTCGACCTCGGCGGCGGGCCGCTGTTCCGGGTCGCGCTGCTGCGGGAGAGCAGCACGGCCGTCCACCTGGTGATCCAGGTGCACCATCTGGTCGCCGACGGGCGGGCCATGGACCTCGTGCACGCCGAGGCGACGCAGGAGTACACGCGCCGGGCGCGCGCAGGGGCTGTGGAGGTGCGGGACGCGGCGCCGTCGGCGCTGGAGTCCGCCGCCGGGCGGGGCGACTACTTCGCCTCGCCGCAGTACGAGGCGGACCGGGCCTTCCACCGCGGTGAACTGGCGCGGATGGAGCCGAGTTTCTTCGCCCGGCGGCACGAGGGGCAGGCGGTGCCCGCTTTCGGCCGGCACGCGTTCACCGTGCCCGGCGACGTGGTGCAGCGCATCAAGGACAGCGGCGGCTCGCCGTTCGCGTTCCTCGCGGCCGCGCTGGGCACCTGGCTGGCGCGCGTCCACCGCACCTCCGAGGCCGTGCTCGGCATGCCGCTGCTCAACCGCAGCCGCGCGGAGCTCTCCACGGTGGCGCAGTACGCCAACACCCTGCCGCTGCGCGTCGAGGTCCCCCAAGGCCGGCCGCTGGCGGAGGTGGCGGCGCAGGTGCAGGACTCCCTGGCGCTGCTCCAGGAGCACCAGCGGCTGCCCTACGGGGAAGTGCTGCGGGAGCTGCCTGCGGCCGGCGGCGGGGAGCGCAGGCTCTACGACGTCACGCTGTCCTTCATGTCGCTCAAGCCCGTCAAGCCGCTGGCGGAGGGCGTCGGGCGCAGCGGGCCGCTGCACTTCGCGCCGCCGCACGACCAGGAGGCGCTGGCGGTCTACACGGTCAGCACGCGGGGCAGCTCCGAGCTGCGGGTCTTCCTCAACTACGCCACCGACGTCTTCGATGCGGACCTGCCGGTCACCTCGCTCGCCGAGCACCTGATGTCGCTGATCGGGCACGGTCTGGACAAGCCGGAGCAGCCGGCGGCCGGGCTGCCCCTGGCGGGCGGGGCGGAGCTGGAGCGGCTGCGGGGCTTCGCCAGGGGGCCGCGGGTGGCGTTCGCCGAGGAGGCCACGCTGCCCGCCCTGTTCGAGGCGCGGGCTGCCCTGGTGCCCGGGCGGCCGGCGGTGTTCTGGCCGGACGGGCCGGACGGGCCGGACGGGCCGGGTGCGATGGGCTACGCGGAGCTGGAGGCCCGCTCCGGCCGCATCGCCGCGGCGCTGCGCGCCCGCGGTGTGGGCCCGGGTGACCGGGTGGCCGTGCTGATGGCGCGCGGCCCGCACCTGCTGCCGGCGGTCCTGGGCATCCTGAGGGCGGGGGGCGCGTATGTGCCCGTCGATCCCGGTCATCCGGTGCGGCGGATCGCCTTCGTGCTGGCGGACAGTGGGGCGAAGGCCGTGGTGACGGACGCCCCGGCGACGGCGGTGCCGGTGCCGGAGGGTGTTGCCCTCTGCCCGGTGCAGGAGCTGCTCGACGGCCCGGACGGTGCGGACGGGCCGCCCGGTGCGGAGAGCCCGGCGGGGCCCGGCGCCACCGCGCGGGACCTGGCCTACGTCATCTACACCTCCGGCTCGACCGGGCAGCCCAAGGGCGTGATGGTCGAGCACCGGTCGGTGGTCAACCGGCTGGCCTGGATGCAGCGCGCCTACCCGATCGGTGCCGGTGACGTCCTGCTGCAGAAGACACCCGTCTCCTTCGACGTGTCGGTGTGGGAGCTGTTCTGGTGGGCGCTCGAGGGCGCCGCTGTGGCCCTGCTGCCGCCCGGCGGGGAGAAGGACCCGGAGCTGATGCTGCGCACGGTCGCGCAGCGCGGTGTCAGTGTGCTGCATTTCGTGCCGTCGATGCTGGGGCCGTTCCTGGACCTGCTGGAGCAGGCACCGGAGAGGCTGGCCGAGGCCCGGTCGCTGCGGTATGTGTTCTGCAGCGGCGAGGCGTTGCCGCCGGGGCGCGTCGAGCAGTTCCACCGGGTCTTCGCACCGGCCGCCGGGGGTGCGCCGCGGCTGGTCAACCTGTACGGGCCGACGGAGGCGGCGGTCGACGTCTCGGTGTACGAGTGCGAGCCGTCTGCGGCGGTCGCGCGGGTGCCCATCGGGCGGCCCGTCGACAACACGGAGCTGTACGTCCTGGGGCCGGACGGGGCGCCGCAGCCGGTGGGTGTGCCGGGTGAGCTGTGCATCGCCGGGGTCCAGGTGGCCCGCGGCTATCTGAACCGGCCCGAGCTGACGCAGGAGAAGTTCGTCGCCGATCCCTGGGTGCTGGACGGCCGGCTGTACCGCACGGGTGATCTGGCCCGCTGGCTCGCCGACGGCACGCTGGAGTACCTCGGGCGCATCGACGGGCAGGTGAAGGTCCGCGGCAACCGGGTGGAGCCGGGCGAGGTGCAGGACGCGCTGGCCCGGGTGCCGGGCGTCCGCGAGGCCGCGGTGGCCGACCATGCAAGCGCCGGGCGCGGTACGTATCTGGTCGGGTACTACGTCACCGGGGACGGACGGGCCCTGGACGGGGCCGGTCTGCGCGGGCAACTGGCCGACCAGCTGCCGGAGTTCATGATCCCGGCCCGGTTCGTCCATCTGGACCGGCTGCCCCTGTCGCCGAACGGGAAGCTGGACCGGCGCCTGCTGCCGGCACCGGGTGCCGTGGAGGGCAAGGCGCCGGGCGCCGCGCCGCGCACCGCCGGGGAGAAGGCGCTCGCCGCCATCTGGGCCGAGGTCCTGGGCGTGGAGCGGGTCGGCGCGCACGACAACTACTACGCCCTGGGGGGCGATTCGCTGCTGATGCTGCGCGTCCGCGCGCTGGCCGAACGGCAGGGGCTTCGCTTCACGCTGGACGACCTCATGCGCCACCCGACCGTGGCCGGCCTCGCCGCGCACGTCGCCCACACCTCGTCCGCACCGGCTCCGGCGCGGGAGACCGCGCTGGCGCCCTTCGCCCTGGTCCCCGACGTGGACCGCGGGCGGCTGGCGGAGGGGGCCGTGGACGCGTTCCCCATGACGCGGCTGCAGATCGGGCTCGTCTACCACAGCCGCCGCGAGGAGCACTCCGCCGTCTACCACGACGTCTTCCGCTACCGCCTGGCGATGGTGTGGGACGAGGAGCGGTTCCGGTCCGCCTTCGGCCGGCTCACCGCCCGCCACCCGGCTCTGCGCTCCTCCTTCGACCTCGGCGGTTTCTGTGAGCCGCTGCAGATCGTGCACGCGAGCGCCACCGGCGGCCTCGACGTCGCCGACCTGCGCGGCAGTACCCCGGAGGCCGCCGAGGCGGTGATCGGCGCGCACGTGGAGGAACGGCGCTTCCACCGCTACGACTTCGAGCGGGCCCCCCTGTATCTCTTCCGCGCGCATGTGTGCGAGGGGGCGGTGGAGCTGGTGTTCAGCTTCCACCACGCCCTGCTCGACGGCGGCAGCGTCGCCGGCCTGCTGCGCGAGCTCCTCCAGGACTACCAGCACGCCCTGGGGGCCGCCATCGGCCCCGTGGCGGACACGGCCCTGCCCAGCCCCGCCCACCATGTGCGCGAGGAGCGGGCGGCGCAGGCCGACCCCGCGGCGCGGGAGCACTGGCGGCGCACGCTCCAGGGCGCCGAGGTATTGCGCCTGGACGGCTTCGCACCGGCCGGGGTGCCGCGCGGGGGTGGCCGTGTGGTGCACCACGCGTTCTTCCCCGACGATCTCGCCCAGGAGGTCCGGGGCCTGGCGCGGCAGCATGCCGTGCCGGTGAAGTCCGTCCTGCTGGCCGCGCACTGCCTGACCCTGCGCCTGTTCGGCGGGCTCGAGGAGTTCACCACCGGGCTCATCACCCACGGGCGTCCCGAGCGCGAGGACGCCGAGCGGATGGCCGGACTGTTCCTCAACACCCTGCCCGTGCGGGTGGGCGTGCCCCGCGCCGAGGCGCCGGGCAGCTGGCTGGAGGTGGTCAGGGAGCTGTTCCGGCAGGAGCGCGCCGCCCACGCCCACCGGCGGTACCCGCTGAGCGCCATCCAGGAGGACCACGGCGGCCCGGTGCTGCACACGGCGTTCAACTATGTGCACTTCCACGTCCTGGCGCAGGTGCTGAGCCTGCCCGGTCTGCGGCTGGAGTCCTTCACGACCTGGGAGGAGACCGACTTCCAGCTGCTCGTCAACGCCTTCACCGACCCCGTCGGCGGGCGGATGGGGCTGCGGGTCGACGGCGGGGGCCAGGGCATCACATCCGGGCAGGCCGAGCTGTTCGCCCGCACCTTCACCGCGGTGCTGCGCCGGATCGTCGCCCGCCCCGAGGAGGCCGTGGACTTCGCCTTCCTCGCTCCCCCGCCCCGGGCGCTGCCGGGCCCGGCGGCCACGCAGGACGTGGTGAGCCTGTTCGACCGGCAGGCCGGCCGCACCCCCGGCGCCGTCGCCGTGTCCGCCGGCGACGGCGCATGGACCTACCGCGACCTGCGGGAGAGGGCCGAGCGGGTGGCCCGGCGGCTGCTGGACCTCGGCACCCGGCCCGGGGACCGGGTCGGCCTCGCCACGGGCCGCTCACTGCAGACGATCGCCGCCGTCCTCGGCATCGCCAAGGCCGGTGCCGTGTGCGTGCCCCTGGACCCCGCCTATCCGGCGGCGCGGCTGGCCGCCATGGTGGAGCAGGCCCGTCCGGTGCGGATCATCGCCCGGGCGGCGGACGCCGGCCTCGTGCCGGATCCCGGCCTGCTGCTGCCCGCCGAGTCGCTGCAGGGCCCGCTGGACGCCCGGGCCGCGGAGCGGGTGCTGCCGGCGGTCGATCCGGCCGGCGGCGCCTACGTCCTGTTCACCTCCGGCTCCACCGGCCGGCCCAAGGGCGTGGCGATGCCGCACCGCTCGCTGGCCGCCCTCATCGGCTGGCAGATCCGCGGCGCCTCCGCGGCGCCCGGCGGGAAGACGGCCCAGTACGCGCCGCTGAGCTTCGACGTCTCCTTCCAGGAGATCTACTCCACGCTCTGCTGCGGCGGCACCCTGCGCCTGGTCACCGAGGACGAACGGCGCGACATGCCCGCACTGTTGCGGCTGCTGGACCGGGAGGAGGTCGAGCGTATCTTCCTGCCCTACGTCGCGCTGCAGCAGCTGGCCGAGGCGTCCGCCGCGCTGGGCATCGTCCCGCGGCGGCTGCGCGTCATCGTCTCCTCCGGCGAGCAGCTGCGGGTGACCGACGAGATCCGCAGGCTGCTGGCCGCGCTGCCGGGGGCGGTCCTGGAGAACCAGTACGGGCCGACCGAGTCACATGTCGTCACCCGCCACACCATGACCGGCGACCCCGCCTCCTTCCCGCTGCTCGCCCCGATCGGCACCCCCGTCGAGGGCGCCGAGGTGCACGTCCTGGACGAACGGGGCCGGCCGGTGCCGGCCGGCGTCAAGGGCGAGCTGCACGTGGGCGGTGCGGTGCTCGCCGACGGCTATCTCGGCGATCCGGCGCTGACCGCCGAACGGTTCGTGACCCTCGCCGGCCCCTGGGGAACGCGCAGGCTCTACCGGACCGGCGACCTCGCCCTGGTCCTGCCCGACGGCACCTTGCACTACGCGGGCCGCGCGGACACCCAGGTCAAGGTCCGCGGCTACCGGGTGGAGCCCGCCGAGGCGGAACTCGCCCTGACCGAGCTGGCCGCACGCCACGGGGCGCGCGTCCGGGAGGCCGCGGTGGTGGCACGCGAGGACCCCGGCGGGCAGACGGCCCTGGTCGCCTTCCTCGTCGGCGACGCCGGCCGCACCGACCTGCCGGCGCTGCGCACCGAACTGCGCACCGTCCTGCCGGACTTCATGGTCCCCACCCACTGGCAGTGGCTGCCCGCGCTGCCGCTGACGCCCTCCGGCAAACGCGACGATGGGGCACTGCGCACCCTGCCGCTCTCGGGGGGCGGCTCCCGCGGCGGCACCCCGCCGGGCGACGCCTACGAGCGGACGCTGGTGCAGATGCTCGCCGACCTGCTGGGCGGCGGCCCCGTCGGGATCCACGACGACATCTTCGCCTGCGGTGCCACCTCGATCACCGTGATGCGGCTCGTCGTGCTCATCGAGCAGCGCTACGGCGTCGCGATCGGTCTCTCCCGGTTCATCGCCGCGCCGACGGTCGCCGCGCTCGCCGCCCTGCTGCGCTCCGGCCACGCGGCCGCCGCCTTCGACCCGCTGGTGCCGATCCGTACGGGCGGCAGCCGGCGGCCGCTGTTCCTGACCCACCCCATGGGCGGCAACGTCCTGTGCTACCTGCCGCTGGGCCGGCACCTGCCCGGGGACCAGCCGCTGTACGCCTTCCAGGCGGCCGGCGCCGAGCCGGGCAGCGAACCGCTGCGGACGCTGCCGGAGATCGCCGCCTCGTACATCGCGGCCATGCGCCGCGTCCAGCCCGAGGGCCCGTATCTGATCGGCGGCTGGTCCTTCGGCGGCTTCGTCGCCTTCGAGATGGCCCGGCAGCTGCGGGCGGCCGGCGAGGAGACGGCGCGGGTCATCCTGCTGGACACGGTCGCGGTCGGCCCCGAGGCGCGGCGCGGCGCCTACTCGGACGAGGCGCTGCTGGGCTGGTTCTTCTGGGAACTGCTCTGGCTGCGCCGCGGGGGTTCCTCGCCGCTGGCCGTCGTCCCCGCGGAACTCACCACGCTGGACGAGAAGTTCTCCTTCATCGCCGGCCTGGCCGTCGGTGAGGGCGTCCTGCCCGCCGACGGCGCCGACGCCCTGGTCCGCAGACTGTTCCGGGTCTACGCCGCCAACTGGCGTGCGACCGTGGAGCACCGGGCGGGCCCGGCCGACCAGGACATCGTCCTGCTGCGGGCGAGCGAGCCGCTGCCGCAGGTGCTGCGGTCGATGCACGGCGCCGCCGGCACCCGGTACACCGACCCGGCCAACGGATGGCGGGAGGTGACCACCGGTGCGGTGCAGGTCGTGACCGTCCCCGGAGACCACCTCACGATCATGGAAGAGCCGCACGTGGCGGACGTGGCCCGGGCCATCGCGGAGCTGACCGGCACGGTCACCGCACCGCCGGCCCCCACCTCCCCCACCTCCCCCGCCCGTTCCACCCGTTCCACCCCGAAAGGACACTGA
- a CDS encoding FAD-dependent monooxygenase has protein sequence MSLHTRTRAIVVGAGIGGLATAVALRRVGVEVEVYERASELRPAGFGISVVSNAVSALRVLGIDLGLEKRGQTIVHTEIMTGDGRTLRSLPIESEGDRLGAPSVAMARGDLHAALLDGLGDQVVRTGAVATGYERTASGGVRVRFEDGREATGDILIGADGINSVVRRQRTGDGRPRYGGFLCWLAVTPYEHPRMTTGFNGHYWGVGKRFGIHDVGHGRAYWWGTINMPVHAARAWNGDKDQIVRAYAGWADEVRHAVRTTPVEDIVAVPALDRPFLEQWGDGPVTLLGDAAHPMLPSLGQGGSTAIEDAVVLAQCLASHSDPVAALRAYENTRRERTRFMVETSAKFAGFEQVENPVLCAVRDAYLRRAPQSVLFAPFQRALTPQLLGS, from the coding sequence ATGTCCCTGCACACCCGTACCCGGGCGATCGTCGTCGGAGCCGGCATCGGCGGGCTCGCGACCGCCGTGGCCCTGCGGCGCGTGGGCGTCGAGGTGGAGGTCTACGAACGCGCGAGCGAGCTGCGGCCCGCCGGATTCGGCATATCCGTCGTGAGCAACGCCGTGTCCGCCCTGCGCGTGCTGGGCATCGACCTCGGCCTGGAGAAGCGCGGCCAGACCATCGTGCACACCGAGATCATGACCGGCGACGGGCGGACCCTGCGGTCACTGCCGATCGAGTCCGAAGGCGACCGGCTCGGCGCGCCGAGCGTGGCCATGGCCCGCGGCGACCTCCACGCGGCCCTGCTGGACGGCCTCGGCGACCAGGTGGTCCGCACGGGCGCCGTGGCCACCGGCTACGAACGCACGGCCTCCGGCGGGGTGCGGGTGCGCTTCGAGGACGGCCGCGAGGCCACCGGTGACATCCTGATCGGCGCCGACGGCATCAACTCCGTCGTGCGGCGCCAGCGCACGGGCGACGGCCGGCCGCGCTACGGCGGCTTCCTGTGCTGGCTGGCCGTGACGCCCTACGAACACCCGCGCATGACCACCGGGTTCAACGGCCACTACTGGGGGGTCGGCAAACGCTTCGGCATCCACGACGTGGGCCACGGCCGCGCCTACTGGTGGGGCACCATCAACATGCCGGTCCACGCGGCCCGCGCCTGGAACGGCGACAAGGACCAGATCGTCCGCGCGTACGCCGGCTGGGCCGACGAGGTCCGCCACGCCGTGCGCACCACGCCCGTGGAGGACATCGTCGCCGTGCCGGCGCTGGACCGGCCCTTCCTGGAGCAGTGGGGCGACGGCCCGGTGACCCTGCTGGGCGACGCGGCGCACCCGATGCTGCCGAGCCTGGGCCAGGGCGGCAGCACCGCCATCGAGGACGCCGTGGTGCTGGCCCAGTGCCTGGCCTCGCACAGCGACCCGGTCGCGGCGCTGCGGGCGTATGAGAACACCCGCCGGGAACGCACCCGGTTCATGGTCGAGACCTCGGCCAAGTTCGCCGGCTTCGAGCAGGTGGAGAACCCGGTGCTGTGCGCCGTCCGCGACGCCTACCTGCGCCGCGCACCGCAGTCCGTGCTCTTCGCCCCCTTCCAGCGGGCCCTGACCCCCCAGCTGCTGGGCAGTTGA
- a CDS encoding nuclear transport factor 2 family protein: protein MTHPDARTVVTRYLKALRTRDAQAIPELIAADAVYRIPGSHPLAGTFHGLDEIARKFFTPMGALFDPEAAYAVEVSHLLAEGDQVSVECVTRSTTVHGTEYAIDISAQFTVRDGRIVSMREYFDTQYFARTLFGQDG from the coding sequence ATGACCCATCCCGACGCACGCACCGTCGTCACCCGCTACCTGAAGGCCCTGCGCACCCGTGACGCGCAGGCGATCCCCGAGCTCATCGCGGCCGACGCCGTCTACCGCATCCCCGGCAGCCACCCGCTGGCCGGAACCTTCCACGGCCTGGACGAGATCGCGAGGAAGTTCTTCACCCCCATGGGGGCGCTGTTCGACCCGGAGGCCGCCTACGCGGTGGAGGTCTCGCACCTCCTCGCCGAGGGCGACCAGGTGTCGGTCGAGTGCGTCACCCGCTCCACGACCGTGCACGGCACCGAGTACGCGATCGATATCAGCGCGCAGTTCACGGTCCGCGACGGACGGATCGTGAGCATGCGGGAGTACTTCGACACCCAGTACTTCGCCCGGACGCTGTTCGGACAGGACGGGTAG
- a CDS encoding DUF5701 family protein has translation MPDIASSATVAPLPPLTAQAEHLIALGVHELAGIPAQELRAFAADAAGRDSDALLAVHPDRAPASALAPLLRHDGKPGFVVTDMPDVDRFGPCGVELPDAPLYLITGLDRGDHLADWSPQEALPALARQDRTPLLLAEGIHWLLQQPAVLERNRCFMTIGSRLRKANGALDARTPALWISNGTGRDGRERRNAPKVGWCWWGNRHTWLGFASATGRRR, from the coding sequence TTGCCTGACATCGCGTCCTCCGCCACCGTGGCCCCTCTCCCGCCGCTCACCGCCCAGGCGGAACACCTGATCGCGCTCGGGGTGCACGAGCTCGCGGGGATCCCCGCCCAGGAGCTGCGCGCCTTCGCCGCGGACGCCGCCGGCAGGGACAGCGACGCCCTGCTCGCCGTCCACCCCGACCGCGCCCCCGCCTCCGCCCTCGCACCCCTGCTCCGGCACGACGGCAAGCCCGGTTTCGTCGTCACCGACATGCCCGACGTCGACCGCTTCGGCCCCTGTGGCGTGGAGTTGCCCGACGCCCCCCTCTACCTCATCACCGGCCTCGACCGTGGCGACCACCTGGCCGACTGGAGCCCACAGGAGGCGCTGCCCGCCCTCGCCCGGCAGGACCGCACCCCGCTGCTGCTGGCCGAAGGCATCCACTGGCTGCTCCAGCAGCCGGCCGTCCTGGAGCGCAACCGCTGCTTCATGACCATCGGTTCCCGGTTGCGCAAGGCCAACGGCGCCCTGGACGCCCGTACCCCGGCGCTCTGGATCAGCAACGGCACCGGGCGGGACGGGCGCGAGCGGCGCAACGCCCCGAAGGTCGGCTGGTGTTGGTGGGGCAACCGCCACACCTGGCTCGGCTTCGCCTCCGCCACGGGCCGCAGGCGCTAG
- a CDS encoding YqjF family protein yields the protein MVSPPAEHHLAFPLLEAQWLCQTFVHWPYEPAVVQALLPPGLSADLYHDAAWVSFTPFLMSRVRPPGPPAGRRAAFLETNLRTYVRLEDGTEALWFFSLEVSSALMLTARLAGAPYHLGDLSLRTRGDGSITYTGVRRGGSPSYHLTVRPGRALVPGERDIWLTSRWRAVTRRAGRLWQTPVTHEPWPLSAAREDGLQESLTRAAGLPPPDGAPVLHFSPGVRRVRLGAPRPVSRRGSGAGPQRP from the coding sequence ATGGTGTCCCCGCCGGCTGAGCACCACCTCGCCTTCCCCCTGCTCGAGGCCCAGTGGCTGTGCCAGACCTTCGTCCACTGGCCCTACGAGCCGGCCGTGGTGCAGGCGCTCCTTCCCCCCGGCCTGAGCGCAGACCTCTACCACGACGCGGCCTGGGTCAGCTTCACCCCCTTCCTCATGAGCCGCGTACGGCCCCCCGGCCCGCCGGCCGGCCGCCGGGCCGCCTTCCTGGAGACGAACCTGCGCACCTATGTCCGCCTCGAGGACGGCACGGAGGCCTTGTGGTTCTTCTCCCTGGAGGTATCCAGTGCCCTGATGCTCACCGCCCGCCTCGCCGGCGCCCCCTACCACCTCGGGGACCTCAGCCTGCGTACCAGGGGCGACGGGAGCATCACCTACACGGGTGTCCGCCGCGGCGGATCCCCCTCCTACCACCTGACCGTCCGTCCCGGCCGGGCGCTCGTCCCCGGTGAGCGGGACATCTGGCTGACCTCACGCTGGCGTGCGGTCACCCGCCGGGCCGGACGGCTGTGGCAGACCCCCGTCACCCACGAACCCTGGCCGCTGTCGGCCGCCCGCGAGGACGGGCTTCAAGAGTCCCTCACCCGGGCCGCGGGCCTGCCGCCCCCCGACGGCGCCCCGGTCCTGCACTTCTCGCCCGGAGTCCGCCGCGTCCGCCTGGGAGCTCCCCGCCCCGTATCCCGCCGCGGCTCCGGGGCTGGCCCGCAGCGCCCCTGA